The Nocardioides ochotonae genome segment GTCCACCACGCTCGGGAGCGGGTCGCCGTCCACGGTGATCGCGCCCGCCTCGCGGAGTGCCGCGCCCAGGGTCTCCCCGCCGAGGCCGGCCAGCTCGCCGCCGCCGAACAGCGCCGCGGAGGCGGCCTTGATCCGCTCGGTCTCCTCGGCGCCGTGCACGAGCGTCGTCACCTGCTCGGCGAGCGCCTTGTGAGCGGCGCGCAGGAACGGCTTCTCGGCGTGGGTCGCCTCGAGCTCCTCTATCTCCGCGCGCGAGAGGAAGGTGAACGCCTTCAGCAGCTCGATGACCTTCTCGTCCTCGACGTTGAGCCAGAACTGGAAGAAGGAGTACGGCGACATCATCTCGGGGTCGAGCCAGAGCGCGCCGCCCTCGGTCTTGCCGTACTTCGTGCCGTCGGCCTTGGTGATCAACGGGGTCGCGAAGGCGTGCGCCCGCCCGCCGTCGGCGCGCCGGATCAGCTCGACGCCGCCGGTGAGGTTGCCCCACTGGTCGGAGCCGCCGAACTGGAGCGTCACCCCGTGGTCGCGGTAGAGGTTGAGGAAGTCCATCGACTGCAGCAGCACGTAGCTGAACTCGGTGTAGCTGATGCCGTCCTCGAGGCGTCGCTTGACCACGTCGCGCGCCAGCATCCGGTTGACCGGGAAGTGCTTGCCGATGTCGCGCAGGAAGTCGATCGTCGACAGGCTCGCGGTCCAGTCGTAGTTGTTCACCATCGTGGCGCCGTTGTCGCCCTCGAAGGACAGGAACGGCTCGATCTGGCCGCGGACCCGGCGTACCCAGTCGTTGACGGTGTCCAGGGAGTTCAAGGTGCGCTCACCGGAGTCGCGCGGGTCGCCGATCAGACCGGTCGCGCCGCCCACCAGGACGTACGGCGTGTGCCCGGCGCGCTGCAGACGCATCGCGGTGACGATCTGGAGCAGGTTGCCCATGTGGAGACTCGGCGCGGTCGGGTCGAAGCCCACGTAGTAGCGCACGCTGCCCGTTGCGAGCGCCTCGCTCAGCGCGTCGCGGTCCGTCGAGTGGGCGACGAGGCCGCGCCACTCGAGGTCGTCGAGAAGGGTGGTGTCGATGGGCACGGGAGGCCTTCCTGGATCGTCGTTGCTCCCCACAGCCTGCCTC includes the following:
- the tyrS gene encoding tyrosine--tRNA ligase; the encoded protein is MPIDTTLLDDLEWRGLVAHSTDRDALSEALATGSVRYYVGFDPTAPSLHMGNLLQIVTAMRLQRAGHTPYVLVGGATGLIGDPRDSGERTLNSLDTVNDWVRRVRGQIEPFLSFEGDNGATMVNNYDWTASLSTIDFLRDIGKHFPVNRMLARDVVKRRLEDGISYTEFSYVLLQSMDFLNLYRDHGVTLQFGGSDQWGNLTGGVELIRRADGGRAHAFATPLITKADGTKYGKTEGGALWLDPEMMSPYSFFQFWLNVEDEKVIELLKAFTFLSRAEIEELEATHAEKPFLRAAHKALAEQVTTLVHGAEETERIKAASAALFGGGELAGLGGETLGAALREAGAITVDGDPLPSVVDLLVETGLAKSKGEARRTIGEGGAYVNNVRVEDTDAVPARADLIDGAWLVLRRGKKKFAGVEVR